The following proteins come from a genomic window of Paenibacillus swuensis:
- a CDS encoding creatininase family protein, with translation MEQELTREQIQWERMLPAEFRRAQAKLPVLFLPLGTVEWHGEHNALGLDSLKAHELLVRTARKAGGGVVHPPLYGGMGGLDKPATVIIEGEYDWDNVMLRPWIEKLCEEAVRNGFKAIIIVTGHYGHNQQIVVREAAVRMTERLQVPVLGVPEYWLALDAGYWGDHAGIGETSLLWHLHPDLVAMDRIKEDPDYGVTDDIEKGSSPELGERYAELITDRLAALAEQMLQWDEATREAYADSERAILRMQLKGWRQVGPWEFWRHMAHTGMAEYGKLLLENQFSEIARRAKLHWEQPVAEGLESP, from the coding sequence GTGGAACAGGAACTGACAAGAGAACAAATTCAATGGGAGCGCATGCTTCCGGCCGAATTCAGGCGGGCGCAGGCGAAACTGCCCGTATTGTTTCTGCCTCTCGGCACCGTGGAATGGCATGGGGAACACAACGCGCTGGGGCTCGATTCGCTCAAGGCGCATGAGCTGCTGGTGCGCACCGCGCGCAAAGCGGGAGGCGGCGTGGTCCATCCTCCGTTGTACGGGGGCATGGGCGGATTGGACAAACCCGCAACGGTCATCATCGAAGGCGAATACGACTGGGACAATGTGATGCTTCGCCCTTGGATCGAGAAGCTGTGCGAAGAAGCGGTCCGCAACGGGTTTAAAGCGATTATTATCGTCACCGGCCATTACGGCCACAACCAGCAGATAGTGGTGCGCGAGGCGGCCGTGCGCATGACGGAGCGGCTGCAGGTGCCTGTGCTGGGCGTTCCGGAATATTGGCTGGCGTTGGATGCAGGGTATTGGGGAGATCACGCAGGCATCGGCGAAACGTCGCTGTTATGGCATCTGCATCCGGACTTGGTGGCTATGGACCGGATCAAAGAGGATCCGGATTATGGCGTTACGGATGACATCGAGAAAGGGTCATCCCCCGAACTCGGCGAGAGATATGCGGAGCTGATCACTGACAGGCTGGCCGCGTTAGCGGAACAGATGCTGCAATGGGATGAAGCGACAAGGGAAGCTTATGCGGACAGCGAGCGAGCGATTCTCCGCATGCAGCTGAAAGGCTGGAGGCAGGTCGGGCCTTGGGAGTTCTGGAGGCATATGGCGCATACCGGGATGGCGGAGTACGGCAAGCTTTTGCTCGAGAATCAATTCAGTGAGATCGCAAGGCGGGCAAAGCTTCATTGGGAGCAGCCTGTCGCTGAGGGGTTGGAGTCCCCATGA
- a CDS encoding alpha-L-rhamnosidase-related protein, whose product MNPEASWIWHESLSTLTNSYVDFRKTFQLSTVNDAKLHISASQEYLLCVNGHLIGRGPSPCSPEWQYYDSYDVTEFLQPGSNCITVVGYRFGEKDIVIEQMQGEAGLIVSLDMAGNPLVTDTSWKCRISPRYETRTMRISRWGGFNEIYAAEREDGWEQPEYDDSAWAPAVIAAAANDPDGPWPRLLAREIPFLHKEWVSPKLVVRMERNYGRLDAVQVASDEFAVAFPIRIDASVPGSLPGIVYDFATEVVGRPELRMDAPEGGVVRLAYGESLELQYVDTFLLKKGLNVLQPYGRRACRYVQLTLMATPQPVDLLMFRFENQHYDFPEAGTFRTSDPMLDRIWDISQITTVMNSQDHLEDCPWREKALWVADAVVMGKVIYHMYGDTKLLRKCLLQGARIQQEEGWIPGTGPETNKMLLPDFNGHWLIGVYEYYMYTQDRAFLEQIWTNLVRVVEWFDAQADDTGLFANAARPGFFCFIDWTEHLDRRDKVTAISCIYYKALQCMVPLAEALGLTDYSEELRIKAEALQLAIRTNLWIEEKGAYADCMDGNQLSEHVSLQTNFLAIWANLMTEEEADRFLTDYYNTGKAAEVKGAFFQHIVLEVFLKLNRRKQAAGLIRNYWGGMVARGAVTWWETYDHASSFCVTPSTYQGNVPTYLWEEPRVSMCHGWGASPGYILYQLILGVNIMEQGHGRLKITVPFQTVQWAEGRLPTKDGWVDIKWKENGGILEGLLRYPDSMELVLEEGYPERIRIESYPVQDKLVQA is encoded by the coding sequence ATGAATCCGGAAGCTAGCTGGATCTGGCATGAGAGCCTCTCGACGTTAACCAACAGCTATGTAGATTTTCGCAAGACTTTTCAATTGAGCACAGTCAATGATGCCAAGCTCCACATCTCAGCCTCACAGGAATATCTGCTGTGCGTAAACGGGCACTTGATTGGGCGGGGGCCGAGCCCTTGTTCGCCGGAATGGCAGTATTACGATTCGTATGATGTGACTGAATTCCTGCAGCCCGGCAGCAACTGCATCACGGTGGTAGGTTATCGGTTCGGGGAGAAGGATATCGTCATTGAACAGATGCAGGGCGAGGCCGGTCTGATTGTGAGTCTAGATATGGCGGGCAACCCGCTGGTTACAGACACGTCATGGAAATGCAGAATTTCACCGCGGTACGAAACCCGGACGATGCGCATCAGCCGCTGGGGCGGATTTAATGAAATTTACGCAGCGGAACGGGAGGACGGCTGGGAACAGCCCGAATACGACGATTCTGCTTGGGCGCCGGCGGTCATCGCTGCGGCAGCCAACGATCCGGATGGCCCGTGGCCGCGGCTTTTGGCAAGGGAAATCCCTTTTTTGCACAAAGAATGGGTGTCTCCTAAATTGGTGGTTCGGATGGAAAGGAATTACGGCAGACTGGACGCTGTGCAGGTAGCTTCCGATGAATTTGCCGTTGCCTTCCCGATTCGGATTGATGCTTCTGTCCCGGGATCTTTGCCCGGCATCGTCTACGATTTCGCAACCGAAGTCGTCGGACGCCCTGAACTGCGCATGGATGCGCCTGAGGGCGGTGTGGTCCGTCTCGCTTACGGCGAGTCGCTGGAACTGCAGTATGTCGACACCTTTTTGCTCAAGAAAGGGTTGAACGTGCTCCAGCCTTACGGCCGCAGGGCTTGCCGGTATGTTCAGCTGACGTTGATGGCGACCCCGCAGCCGGTGGACTTGCTGATGTTCCGCTTCGAGAACCAGCATTATGATTTTCCGGAGGCAGGTACGTTCCGGACGTCGGATCCCATGCTGGACCGCATATGGGACATCAGCCAAATTACGACGGTCATGAACAGCCAGGACCATCTGGAGGACTGCCCTTGGCGGGAAAAGGCGCTGTGGGTAGCGGATGCCGTGGTGATGGGCAAAGTAATTTATCATATGTACGGCGACACGAAGCTTCTCCGCAAATGCCTGCTGCAGGGGGCTCGCATTCAGCAGGAGGAAGGGTGGATTCCCGGTACCGGCCCGGAAACGAACAAGATGCTGCTTCCGGACTTCAACGGACATTGGCTGATCGGCGTGTATGAGTACTACATGTATACGCAGGACCGTGCGTTTCTCGAGCAGATTTGGACGAATCTCGTACGCGTCGTAGAGTGGTTCGACGCACAGGCCGATGACACGGGATTGTTCGCTAATGCGGCGCGCCCCGGGTTCTTCTGCTTTATCGACTGGACGGAGCACCTCGACCGGAGGGATAAGGTTACGGCCATCTCTTGTATTTACTACAAAGCCTTGCAGTGCATGGTTCCGCTGGCAGAGGCTCTCGGCTTGACGGACTATTCTGAGGAGCTGCGGATTAAGGCAGAGGCACTTCAGCTTGCGATTAGAACCAATCTATGGATCGAAGAGAAAGGTGCTTATGCCGACTGTATGGACGGAAACCAGCTTTCAGAGCACGTCTCGCTGCAGACCAATTTCCTGGCGATTTGGGCGAACCTGATGACGGAGGAGGAAGCTGACCGGTTCCTTACCGATTATTACAACACAGGTAAAGCAGCTGAAGTGAAAGGCGCCTTCTTCCAGCACATCGTCCTGGAAGTGTTCCTGAAGCTAAACCGCCGCAAGCAAGCCGCCGGACTGATTCGCAATTACTGGGGCGGCATGGTGGCGCGGGGCGCGGTGACCTGGTGGGAGACTTACGATCACGCCAGTTCCTTCTGCGTGACCCCGAGTACTTACCAGGGCAATGTGCCCACCTATTTGTGGGAAGAACCGCGTGTCAGTATGTGCCATGGATGGGGTGCTTCGCCCGGCTATATTCTGTATCAGCTGATTCTGGGCGTCAACATCATGGAACAAGGGCACGGGCGCTTGAAGATTACCGTCCCGTTCCAGACCGTCCAATGGGCGGAAGGCCGGCTTCCTACGAAGGACGGCTGGGTGGATATAAAGTGGAAAGAAAACGGCGGTATACTGGAAGGCTTGCTCCGATATCCGGATTCCATGGAGCTGGTGCTGGAAGAAGGCTATCCGGAAAGGATCCGCATCGAGTCGTATCCGGTCCAGGATAAATTGGTACAGGCGTAA
- a CDS encoding AraC family transcriptional regulator has product MKQSGSMNGASQPRLHFVNRLFCTPGETFGPRIICDHQFIYVEKGRGKAEIMGNRYEAEPGSLFYYGPGEPHRFEADEEDPFVLYGLHFSPDSVEGDVTAGSHHVTILPAESMDRLHPVLEAGKRLKGIPYCSSPGMWPKTLFEEMVREYRVGDRYSSIVLSCLLLQWTAKLYRWLDTAGTHSFHHKEEAAWVRHQLERHACEAYAPGWLEEWTPYGHDYASRMFRKAYGVSPHAYHLQCKLQQAERLLQETELTVTEISERLNYGSVHYFSRWFKQQTGEQPTRYRQLKRWI; this is encoded by the coding sequence ATGAAGCAAAGCGGCAGTATGAACGGGGCGTCGCAACCCAGGCTGCATTTCGTGAACAGGCTGTTCTGTACGCCGGGGGAAACGTTCGGGCCTAGAATCATTTGTGACCATCAGTTCATTTATGTGGAAAAAGGGCGCGGGAAAGCCGAGATCATGGGGAACCGGTATGAGGCGGAGCCGGGCTCGTTATTCTACTACGGTCCGGGTGAACCTCACCGGTTTGAGGCGGACGAGGAGGATCCTTTTGTGTTATACGGACTGCATTTCAGTCCTGATTCGGTAGAGGGGGATGTAACTGCGGGATCGCACCATGTGACCATTCTTCCTGCAGAATCCATGGATCGGCTGCATCCGGTACTTGAAGCGGGGAAGCGTTTGAAGGGCATTCCGTACTGCAGCAGTCCGGGCATGTGGCCGAAGACCTTGTTCGAAGAAATGGTAAGGGAGTACCGGGTGGGGGACCGCTATTCCTCCATCGTGCTGTCTTGTCTGCTGCTCCAATGGACGGCCAAATTGTACCGTTGGCTGGACACGGCGGGGACCCATTCCTTCCATCATAAGGAAGAGGCGGCTTGGGTCCGGCATCAGCTGGAACGGCATGCCTGTGAAGCTTATGCGCCCGGTTGGCTGGAGGAGTGGACACCGTACGGCCATGACTATGCGTCTCGGATGTTCCGCAAGGCGTATGGCGTTTCGCCGCATGCCTATCACTTGCAATGCAAATTGCAGCAGGCTGAACGGCTGCTGCAGGAGACCGAGCTCACGGTAACGGAGATTTCGGAGAGGCTGAATTACGGCAGCGTTCATTATTTTTCCCGCTGGTTCAAGCAACAGACGGGAGAGCAGCCGACGCGGTACCGACAGCTGAAGCGTTGGATTTAA
- a CDS encoding AraC family transcriptional regulator: protein MHKLRNTDYFPTAGLQFHCDRVILSPNVTVTPHSHEFIELVYIEEGSGRHSYKGNTSRIGAGDVFMIEPDVEHAYYVDASGPLIVHNLLIGPAFLQQEIQSLSALSSFIEFYFVEPMLRGSFQFKTFLSLEYTQQVHLMEQLKRISEEYRDQPVGYSLAIKSQLVTLFIFLTRCYENKNGPKAILSRDHDLMDSICAFIHKHYAQPLSLDQVSRLCGMSTASFSAKFKKHAGKTMIEYRNDIRLSQALQLITVTDMKMSEISSEVGFEDVSFFNKQFKQMYGQSPSQFRKRQPSH from the coding sequence TTGCATAAACTCAGAAATACGGATTACTTCCCGACTGCGGGTCTGCAATTTCACTGCGACCGGGTTATTCTTTCCCCCAACGTTACCGTCACGCCCCACTCCCACGAGTTCATTGAGCTGGTCTATATTGAAGAAGGCAGCGGCCGGCACAGCTATAAAGGCAACACCTCCCGGATCGGCGCAGGTGATGTGTTCATGATTGAGCCGGATGTGGAGCATGCGTACTACGTCGATGCTTCCGGACCTCTGATTGTCCACAATCTGTTGATCGGACCCGCTTTCTTACAGCAGGAAATCCAGTCGCTCTCCGCGCTAAGTTCGTTTATTGAATTTTATTTTGTGGAACCGATGCTCCGGGGATCCTTTCAATTCAAAACATTCCTAAGCCTTGAATACACCCAGCAAGTGCATCTAATGGAACAGCTTAAGCGCATTTCCGAAGAATACAGGGACCAGCCCGTCGGATACTCTCTGGCGATTAAATCCCAGCTGGTGACTCTATTTATCTTTCTAACCCGGTGTTACGAGAATAAGAACGGCCCCAAAGCCATACTGTCCCGCGACCATGACCTCATGGATTCGATCTGCGCTTTCATTCATAAGCATTACGCCCAGCCTTTGTCGCTCGATCAAGTGAGCAGGCTCTGCGGTATGAGTACCGCTTCTTTCTCCGCTAAATTCAAGAAACACGCCGGCAAAACGATGATTGAATACCGCAACGACATCCGCCTTTCTCAAGCCCTTCAGCTGATTACCGTTACGGACATGAAAATGAGCGAAATTTCCAGCGAGGTCGGCTTTGAAGATGTCAGTTTCTTCAACAAGCAATTCAAACAGATGTACGGACAATCCCCTTCTCAATTCAGAAAAAGGCAGCCGAGCCATTAA
- a CDS encoding fibronectin type III domain-containing protein: MKKRCGFLSVMLLSAWCSSLASAATYDETYYILPNTWPSPPQQRINAEYNGIVTSIGDSPYVKSGLSTQTSYLSLDTLSHQQNYNWDPNFLDQQLKYAEDNQKPLLIQLNAGGWAGDAGLMHALQDDTRTTMWDTNNWDMFRSIDQHNYMTYSRKNLKHYAFKKRNLQQVAQRLIEWRAAHPDLLVGVSLDSEDWQYVWDGTRYSDYNPLSISEWKEWLTGTGMYDPVNGAYKGEARSPVFTSIGQFNTAMGTSFASWSAVDPPRTRADGNPFWEEWTRWRTTLLKHHLQDLANWLIEAGLPANRVFAHQNHITSGSEGYYLTSSILTTADLSPGSLGVTLYGDSTKDEDYMKQVLGYNKNWGSPEYNPMQKTDKAYNYDGLVKTYEGGAHYISPLSWFDPVTSPYEIKNTQFETAMQDFVAAFGNQRRPARFDIDSPGTLVYDMKANFSQAVVSNTITGTAGSYTVGGIAKDGIFLHAPNTGDATAVYSNVALPSVTNGQRLNIAIHSGLADGANTSDGYKVKVLVNGTAVFTGDYSQPHYSAWHRWEPAMIDVTNYAGQTVQITLASNKGKTTSNADWVVFGTPAIYKGTPDYTPPSAVGTVAASTSGSHRIGLSWPAIANQGVAEYKIYRSTSSGFTPSAANFVGFSNRAGFSDSGLNPSTTYYYKVSALDEAGNEGAYSSQSSAATAANSTTAPAQLTGVTAVLDSSRDFVTLNWNASSAGNVREYRIYRSTKSSFAADKSQMIAALPASSGTSYKDYYLFDNKTYYYQIAACDTNDNCGPVTAAVSVPVAGNSAAWSFNTSGNFEGWTVTNNVTGASVNGQLNFTITGNDPYIVSLAQLNLRGKRSHYVRVVMKNNTAGTSAQLFWTTDQNASFSGNQQLTIPIVANDTQYRTYWFDLGNNYQFAGVLQSLRLDLNATSGTVNIDSIDVVEGPDLLPWEFNQNGNAEGWTAGAQIDSSSVTGGALKLTMTNRTAPYVESQGNLKIQARGNQSIRMYAKNATNAFQAKIQWTTESDSAWDANKSTVIQIQPGDTGFTDYVFPVGANGNWSGTINKLRIYPFSSDGSTAFTGTVDIDRITVAGHLPVNDAVPFGIPGNGKVDLYWAQNRRDTGANVYRSTSYNGNYTKINTNPVSMHFEDTTAVNGQTYYYKIQYTNWLGSGIVTRPTGALRPAAGTVTLKEPNFVSYVGGVGNWYFETYNGTSYSPMTYVHDQAFNDYWSGGGAKISRVASNPAVGSDAVMKWVSPVTGTLTVTGSPQYIVNDRTQGDGADVKIMKNGTQLWSASLNPFSFAAESAVHNVTVSVNQGDVLYFHVNAKNDALKESVWWNPQISY, from the coding sequence GTGAAAAAAAGGTGCGGATTTCTAAGTGTGATGTTGTTGTCTGCCTGGTGTAGTTCCTTAGCTTCTGCTGCGACTTACGATGAAACGTATTATATTTTGCCTAACACCTGGCCTTCCCCTCCCCAACAGCGGATCAACGCGGAGTACAACGGAATTGTCACTTCGATCGGCGATTCACCCTATGTGAAGTCAGGATTGAGCACTCAAACTTCATATCTAAGTTTAGATACTTTATCGCATCAACAGAATTATAACTGGGATCCCAACTTCCTGGATCAACAGCTGAAATATGCCGAGGATAACCAGAAGCCGTTGCTGATCCAACTGAACGCGGGCGGATGGGCCGGTGATGCCGGACTGATGCACGCGCTGCAGGATGATACGAGAACGACGATGTGGGATACGAACAATTGGGATATGTTCCGCAGTATCGATCAGCACAACTATATGACGTATTCAAGAAAGAACCTGAAGCATTATGCTTTCAAAAAGCGGAATCTCCAGCAGGTAGCCCAGCGGCTTATCGAATGGAGGGCTGCTCACCCTGACCTGTTAGTGGGCGTCAGCTTGGATTCGGAAGATTGGCAGTATGTATGGGACGGCACCCGATATTCGGATTACAATCCGTTATCCATCTCGGAGTGGAAGGAATGGCTCACAGGCACCGGGATGTATGACCCTGTGAACGGAGCGTATAAGGGCGAGGCACGCAGCCCGGTGTTCACTTCCATCGGCCAGTTTAATACGGCGATGGGCACCAGCTTTGCTTCGTGGAGTGCGGTGGATCCTCCTCGTACCCGAGCCGACGGGAATCCGTTCTGGGAAGAGTGGACAAGATGGAGAACGACGCTATTGAAGCATCATTTGCAGGATTTAGCGAACTGGCTGATCGAAGCGGGTTTGCCGGCTAACCGTGTATTCGCTCATCAAAACCATATTACTTCGGGATCGGAAGGGTATTACTTAACGTCTTCGATTCTGACTACCGCCGACCTCTCTCCGGGATCTTTGGGTGTAACCTTGTATGGAGATTCAACCAAAGATGAGGATTATATGAAACAGGTACTGGGCTACAACAAGAATTGGGGCTCACCGGAGTATAATCCTATGCAGAAGACTGATAAAGCTTACAATTACGACGGGCTGGTAAAAACCTATGAAGGCGGGGCGCACTACATTTCACCGCTCAGTTGGTTTGATCCTGTTACTTCCCCGTATGAGATTAAAAATACACAGTTTGAAACGGCGATGCAGGATTTCGTTGCAGCCTTTGGCAATCAGCGCCGGCCGGCCCGTTTCGATATCGACTCGCCAGGCACCCTGGTCTATGATATGAAGGCGAATTTCTCACAGGCTGTCGTTTCCAACACGATTACCGGTACTGCCGGCTCCTATACGGTTGGCGGTATAGCTAAAGACGGAATTTTTCTTCATGCTCCTAACACCGGAGATGCAACGGCGGTCTACAGCAATGTTGCCCTGCCTTCCGTAACCAACGGACAACGTCTGAATATCGCCATCCATTCCGGTTTGGCAGACGGAGCCAATACCTCCGACGGTTACAAGGTGAAAGTGCTGGTGAACGGAACTGCTGTCTTTACAGGAGATTATTCCCAGCCGCACTACAGTGCATGGCATCGTTGGGAGCCCGCGATGATCGATGTAACGAATTATGCGGGTCAAACCGTGCAGATTACGCTGGCCTCCAACAAAGGGAAGACGACCAGCAATGCTGACTGGGTCGTGTTCGGAACCCCGGCGATCTACAAAGGCACGCCTGATTATACGCCGCCAAGCGCCGTAGGAACTGTGGCTGCAAGTACTTCAGGCAGTCATCGGATCGGTTTAAGCTGGCCTGCTATAGCTAATCAGGGTGTGGCGGAGTATAAAATATACCGGAGCACTTCTTCCGGCTTTACCCCGTCGGCGGCCAATTTCGTCGGATTCTCCAACCGGGCGGGCTTCTCCGACAGCGGTCTGAATCCGTCCACAACCTACTACTACAAAGTGTCTGCTTTGGATGAAGCGGGAAATGAGGGAGCTTATTCGAGTCAAAGTTCAGCAGCTACAGCCGCTAATTCGACTACGGCACCTGCACAGCTCACAGGTGTCACTGCCGTCCTGGATTCTTCCAGAGACTTCGTGACGCTGAACTGGAATGCTTCCTCGGCAGGAAATGTCAGGGAGTACCGGATTTACCGCAGCACGAAAAGCTCGTTCGCTGCCGACAAGAGCCAGATGATCGCTGCCTTGCCTGCCTCATCGGGAACGTCATACAAGGACTACTACTTATTTGATAACAAAACATACTATTATCAGATCGCGGCCTGCGATACGAACGATAACTGCGGTCCTGTCACTGCTGCCGTCTCCGTGCCGGTTGCGGGGAATTCAGCCGCATGGTCTTTCAATACCAGCGGGAATTTCGAGGGCTGGACAGTGACTAACAATGTAACGGGCGCGTCGGTGAACGGCCAGTTGAATTTTACGATTACAGGGAATGATCCTTACATCGTTTCGCTGGCTCAGCTCAACCTTCGAGGAAAACGCAGCCATTATGTCCGTGTCGTGATGAAGAACAATACGGCGGGCACCTCCGCGCAGCTGTTCTGGACGACGGATCAGAATGCGTCCTTCAGTGGAAATCAGCAGCTTACGATTCCGATTGTCGCTAACGATACACAATACCGTACGTATTGGTTCGATCTGGGCAATAACTATCAGTTTGCCGGGGTGCTCCAAAGCCTGCGTCTGGATTTGAACGCTACGTCAGGCACGGTCAATATTGACTCGATCGACGTGGTTGAGGGTCCTGATTTACTCCCTTGGGAATTTAATCAGAACGGGAATGCGGAAGGGTGGACGGCCGGTGCGCAAATCGACTCATCTTCGGTTACTGGCGGGGCACTGAAACTGACGATGACGAACCGTACCGCCCCTTACGTTGAATCTCAAGGCAATCTGAAAATCCAGGCGAGAGGGAATCAGTCCATCCGGATGTATGCCAAGAATGCGACCAACGCATTCCAGGCTAAAATTCAATGGACTACAGAGTCCGATTCGGCCTGGGATGCAAATAAAAGCACGGTAATTCAAATACAGCCGGGGGATACCGGGTTTACGGACTACGTGTTCCCTGTCGGGGCAAACGGAAACTGGTCGGGGACCATCAACAAGCTTCGCATTTATCCGTTCAGCAGTGACGGCAGCACGGCCTTTACCGGCACGGTAGATATTGACCGCATTACGGTAGCAGGTCATCTTCCGGTCAATGACGCGGTTCCGTTCGGCATTCCGGGCAATGGCAAAGTCGATCTGTATTGGGCCCAGAACCGCCGGGATACGGGAGCAAACGTCTACCGCAGCACGAGCTACAACGGCAATTATACAAAAATCAATACGAATCCGGTCAGCATGCATTTCGAAGACACCACGGCTGTGAACGGGCAAACTTACTACTATAAGATTCAATATACGAATTGGCTCGGATCCGGTATCGTCACACGACCGACGGGTGCGTTAAGGCCTGCTGCGGGAACCGTGACCCTGAAGGAGCCCAACTTCGTCAGCTATGTGGGCGGAGTCGGGAACTGGTATTTCGAAACGTATAACGGGACTTCTTACAGCCCGATGACTTATGTGCATGATCAGGCTTTCAACGATTACTGGTCGGGAGGAGGCGCCAAAATTTCAAGGGTAGCGTCCAATCCGGCTGTAGGCAGCGATGCCGTAATGAAGTGGGTATCCCCAGTCACGGGAACGCTGACGGTTACCGGCAGCCCGCAATATATTGTAAATGACCGGACCCAAGGGGACGGAGCGGATGTGAAAATTATGAAGAACGGGACTCAACTGTGGTCGGCTTCCTTAAATCCGTTTTCTTTTGCTGCGGAGTCTGCCGTACACAATGTGACCGTTTCGGTAAATCAGGGAGATGTGCTCTACTTCCATGTAAACGCAAAGAACGATGCTTTGAAAGAATCGGTCTGGTGGAACCCGCAAATCAGCTACTAA
- a CDS encoding phytanoyl-CoA dioxygenase family protein translates to MTQPLQDNDKKPISSELTDATPLLNDPQALQAQAKQDGVLFFRGLLDRQAVLDVRKAILDILDEYDLLDRSRPLMEGSADPDQVHRYTAEEIAWNGVGVPLDIYHRVQKLESFHALAHSPALISLYTNLFGAEPFVHPRHIGRIMLPHKDQKPTPSHQDYLHIQGTEHTWTCWAPLGDVPRELGGLAMLKGSQQSGLLGVTAAPGAGGLESILCGLDYEWQTCEYQAGDVITFHSHTVHKSMPNQIPGRVRLSCDFRYQPAHEPIESASLLPHGPFAWDELYEGWTRSELMHYWNKMNFDYTTFDESIRWQKDKIC, encoded by the coding sequence ATGACCCAACCGTTACAAGACAACGACAAGAAACCGATCTCGTCCGAATTAACCGACGCAACTCCGCTTCTGAATGACCCTCAGGCATTGCAGGCACAAGCGAAACAGGACGGTGTGCTGTTCTTCCGGGGATTGCTTGACCGTCAGGCGGTATTGGATGTGCGTAAGGCGATTCTGGACATCCTTGATGAATATGATCTGCTTGACCGCAGCCGTCCATTAATGGAAGGGTCTGCAGACCCCGATCAGGTGCACCGTTATACTGCTGAAGAAATCGCTTGGAACGGCGTAGGCGTGCCTCTGGATATTTACCACAGAGTGCAAAAACTCGAAAGTTTTCACGCCTTAGCCCACAGCCCGGCGCTGATTAGTTTATATACAAATTTATTCGGCGCCGAGCCTTTTGTCCATCCGAGACATATCGGGCGGATCATGCTGCCCCATAAAGATCAGAAGCCGACCCCTTCCCATCAGGATTATCTGCATATTCAAGGGACGGAGCATACGTGGACCTGCTGGGCACCATTGGGCGATGTGCCCCGCGAACTCGGCGGATTAGCCATGCTGAAGGGGAGCCAACAGTCCGGTCTGCTCGGGGTTACAGCGGCACCGGGAGCAGGCGGGCTGGAATCCATCCTGTGCGGACTCGACTATGAATGGCAGACCTGCGAATATCAAGCCGGGGACGTCATTACGTTCCACAGCCATACCGTGCATAAATCGATGCCGAACCAGATCCCGGGCCGGGTCCGGTTGTCATGCGACTTCCGTTATCAACCGGCTCATGAACCGATCGAATCCGCGTCGCTTCTGCCTCACGGGCCTTTTGCCTGGGATGAGCTCTATGAAGGATGGACCCGCAGCGAGCTGATGCATTACTGGAATAAGATGAATTTCGACTATACTACCTTTGATGAATCGATTCGCTGGCAGAAGGATAAGATCTGCTAG
- a CDS encoding phytanoyl-CoA dioxygenase family protein has protein sequence MLHWVQIEYHLKGLLNMNVLSKETVEAYREYGFVQIDDVLSPEEVRELASYMEEAMVQKNEHAVNQDAPGGSYYRVLNQKVNVWRDHGGMAQFSFHSKLARMALELTGAEGIRLFHDHALWKMPQDSKPTPWHQDFPYWPMNEPGALSIWIPVDDVDENNGCMMFVPESQKKGKLTGIDFLNPQDLFEIADMKDMEKDKPVKVPLKAGSCTFHNGLTFHYAHANLTDRPRRVLAIIYMPDGTTYSGQPHQMTNDIGLVAGEPIKGPLFPLLAKK, from the coding sequence GTGCTACATTGGGTGCAGATCGAATATCACCTGAAAGGACTGTTGAACATGAACGTATTGAGCAAAGAGACTGTGGAAGCTTACCGGGAGTATGGATTTGTGCAGATCGACGATGTGCTTTCGCCGGAAGAAGTGAGGGAGCTTGCTTCGTATATGGAAGAGGCGATGGTGCAAAAGAATGAACATGCGGTGAACCAGGACGCGCCTGGCGGAAGCTACTATAGAGTGCTGAACCAGAAAGTCAATGTGTGGAGAGACCATGGAGGCATGGCGCAATTTTCATTTCACTCCAAGCTCGCCCGAATGGCGTTAGAGCTCACAGGTGCGGAAGGCATCCGCTTGTTCCATGACCATGCGCTGTGGAAAATGCCTCAGGATTCCAAGCCTACCCCCTGGCATCAGGATTTCCCCTACTGGCCGATGAACGAGCCAGGCGCATTGTCGATCTGGATCCCTGTTGACGATGTGGATGAAAATAACGGCTGCATGATGTTTGTGCCGGAATCGCAGAAGAAAGGAAAACTGACGGGGATCGATTTTTTAAATCCGCAGGACCTGTTCGAGATTGCCGACATGAAGGACATGGAGAAAGATAAACCGGTCAAGGTTCCGCTCAAGGCGGGCAGCTGCACGTTCCACAACGGCCTGACGTTTCACTACGCGCATGCGAACCTGACGGACCGTCCAAGACGCGTGCTGGCGATCATCTACATGCCGGACGGAACCACCTACAGCGGCCAGCCTCACCAGATGACGAACGATATAGGACTGGTTGCGGGCGAACCGATCAAGGGACCGCTGTTCCCACTGCTGGCCAAAAAATGA